A region of the Leptospira ellinghausenii genome:
ACCGGGCATTAGAAAAATGGACCCTAAAATCCCTCGATTTACTTTCGGGGATCCGGGACCATCTTCAGAAAATCGACTAATTGGCTCGATTTTTATCAGCCAATGTTCCTAAAAACAATACGATCTTTTTTGTTTCTTCTTCAGAAAGATTAATTCCTAATTGGTGGTAAGCCATTTTTTGAACAGCTTCCTCAATCGTAGCGATTTTTCCATCATGGAAATAAGGCCCTGTTAGAGTGATGTTTCTTAAACTTGGAACTTTAAAAACAAATTTATCTTCGGGTTTTTTGGTAACATTAAAACGCCCCAAATCTTCAGTTTTGTATTCATTTACTAAACCGACTTTTCTGTAAGAATTCCCTCCGAGTAAATTTCCAGAGTGGCAAGATGTACAACCAGCAGCAAGAAAACTCTTAAACCCTTCTTGTTCCGCTTTGCTCATTGCTTTAAAATCTCCCTTTACAAAGTCATCAAATCTGGAAGGAGTCACCAATGTCCTTTCAAAAGCAGCAATTGCTCCTGCAAGATTATCATAAGTAACTGGATCTTTATCATTAGGGAAAGCTTCCGCAAATAATTTTGGATATTCAGCGTCTTCATTGATTCGTTTTAGAACTTCTTTTTCGGAAGGCATTGCCATTTCCACAGGATTCAAAATAGGACCTTTGGCTTGTGCTTTTAGGTCCGCAGCTCTTCCGTCCCAAAATTGAACAAAGTGAAATCCAGCATTTAACACTGTTGGTGAATTCCGATCTCCATTTTTGCCGTATGCACCAGGTGAAGTGGGAAGATTATCTACACCTGCGGATTTTCCTTCAATATTGTGACAGGAGTTACAGGACTGAGATTCATTCATCGAAAGTTTTTTCTCAAAATATAGTTTTTTACCGAGTGAAATGAGTTTTTCAGAATCATTTTCAGATCCAGGCATTTTTTCGGGTAAAGCACCAATGATTTGTTTCGCTTTTCCTTGGATTTCTTTTGTTTCTTCTGAAGGACCACAAAAGACCAAAGAAAAGAGTACAGCTGTCATTAGAAAAGGTGTAAGTATTTGTTTAAGCATGTCTTTCCTCTATCGGCTATATACCGAGAAATCAATTATCTGGGCAAGTGAGATTTATCCTGCAAGCATTGAAAAGGGAAATAGGAACTCCACCTTTCCTTGTTAACACTTGGTAAAATGAAGGCATTTTTCCTCTTTTGTTCCTTTGGGGATGCTAATAGAATCGGCATTCGAAGGCAAATGCATGGCATAGTTGTGCTTTATCGATGAAAATACCACTGAATGCCTAACCAAGCCCATTGGCACGATTTTTGCAGAATAGTGTTGGTACAATCGTTAGGGGGCTTATTATGTTAAACACGAGAAGAACAGAAAGAATACCATCGATCGAATGGGATGACCTAGTCTTAAAATTATTTTCTATCAATGAAAAACCAGAGTTTCTGGTAACAAAAATAGGTAACATATCTGAGCTTGGAGTCAGTAGTTGGATCCAACACGAAATTGGATTAAAAGAAAAAGATCAGGTAACTGGGGTCATTGAAAGTGATTTAACACGGTCTAGAATATCCTTCAGAGGAAAAATCGCTTGGATGAAAGAAACTGAAGATGGGATCCAATTTGGGATCAAATTTGCCGAGGAGTTAATTTTACCCAATTTTATCATCGCAAGATCAATGGCGGAATCGGCAGCATAAAAAAACGATTTCTTCGTTCCAATCGGAAGACTTTCCTCTCGATTTAGGAACTATACAATCCGATACTTGTAAGGAAGCTATGTCCCAAGTGAAACATTTGATATCCTGGCAAGATTGGTCCGATGGAGAAATCCAAGAACTTCTCGACTTTGCAGTGTATGTAAAGAAAAATCGGGTGTACTTTTCAGGGCATATGTCTGGACGTTCTCTGGCAATGTTGTTCCAAAAAACTTCCACGCGAACCAGAGTATCTTTTGAAGCTGGTATGACGGAACTTGGTGGACATGCAATTTTCTTAGATTGGATGGCATCCAATTTTTTACTTTCCGATATTGATTTTGAAGGAAGGTATCTTTCGAGTAATGTTGCCATCATTATGGCACGTTTAAAAAAACACGAAGATTTATTAGTACTAAAATCGGGGTCGACTGTCCCCGTTATCAATGGCTGTTGTAATTTATTTCATCCATGTCAATCCTTAGCAGATATTCTTACAATTGTAATGGACTCACCCAATGATTGGAAAAAGAAAACCTTATGTTATATTGGAGTTCATAATAATGTAGCCAATTCACTTGTAGAGATTACGGCTGCACTAGGCATTCATTTAATACTTGTTACACCCATCGCAACCAAAGAATCTATTGTTACAAATGCAATGGAAAGAGCAAAGACAAAAGGAACTGTTTCTTGGGAAATGGATGTAAAAAAAGCAGTATCTAACGCTGATTATGTATATACTGATACGTGGGTGGATATGGAATTTTTTAATGATCCAAAGTTTCAAAATGAAAAAGAAGAACGAATCCAAATGATGATGCCGTATCAAGTGAATGCAGAACTTATGAGACACACAAAAGCCAAAGTGATGCACGACATGCCGATCCACGCAGGTTATGAAATCACGAGAGAGATGGTAGAAAGTGATCGATCGATTATTTTCACTCAAGCTGAAAATAGACTCGATGCTCAAAAAGCAGTCATCTTAAAACTACTAGAAAATCATAACTAATCCATTTGCAATATACGCATCAATATCTGCGATATAAATCGATCGAGACTTCGTAATTACATTCAATATCAATTTTTAGGAAATGTACGAAATTGTATTTTACCCACTCTCTTGGGTATCAGATTCAGAATACTTTTCCCATGGTGGTTCTTTTCGGTTCACCATCCAACCACTAAAACCATCGAGAAAATATAGAAAGTCGATTTTGTCATCGTGATCGAAATCAAATTTTTGTAAGGCCTCATCATAACATTGAAACCAGGTTGTCCTTTCTTTTTCTGAGATGGGAAATACAAAATGACGCATCCTCATCCTTGCAGGACCCCATTTTTCTATATAATAACTTGGACCACCTAACACCTGAATTAAAAAATCAGCTTGTTTCTCTTTTGCCAAATCCCAATTTCCCTTGAACATCCAACGAATTTCGGAGGTTTGGATTAAATCATAAAAATCGGAAACTAACTGGCGGATGTTTGTTTCTCCCCATTTTTCGAATAGATGTTTCACATTGGGATTGGTCGGCGGTGGTCCGCCTGGTGGAGTGTAAATATCGTTTGGATCCAAATCAATTTCCAGATTTGCGAAAGGGACAGGCAGGGGAAGTCGATTTTCGACCGGAGCCGAAGGCGGAGCCCGGACTGGCCCGGCCCTTTGGCACAAAGGGTTCGCCCAGAAATTTCTTAACGATGAGAGAAATACCATCCATGTAAAATTGCTGAAACGGTTTCTAGGAGCTTAGTGCAGTTCAGATTTTGCCATTAAATCCTGGACGACAGGCAAAATTCACAAAACTTGGTAAAAAAATCCGAAAAAGGTATACTAAATGGCACTGACTCACCCGCAATCAGCTCTCTTTGCAGGAGAAAAACCTTTCCCTATCATTCCTGCTTGTGAACACTTCGCTGGATCTGAAAAACTCATCACAAAGGCTCTCGAGTTACAAAACAAACTTGGCGGACTTTTCGACATTACGATGGACTGTGAAGACGGTGCTCAAACAGGGAAAGAAAAAGAACACGCAGAAATGATTGTTCGTATTCAAAACTCTGAACTTAACAAACACAAAATGAGTGGTGTTCGGATTCATGACTATACCAACGAACATTGGCGAGGTGATATTGATATCATCGTTCCAGGTGCTGGAAACGTAATCGCTTATATCACAATTCCAAAACCAACAAAAGCAAGCCAAGTGAAAGAACAAATCACTTACATCCAAGATGCTTGCAAAAAAGCAGGAATCAAAAGAGAAATTCCAATTCACGTATTGATTGAAACTCACGGAGCATTAAACGACGTATTCGAAATTGCAAGCCTTCCATGGTTACAAGTTTTGGATTTTGGACTTATGGATTTTATTTCTGGTCACCATGGTGCAATCCCTGCTTCATGTATGAAGTCACCAGGTCAGTTTGATCACGAATTGTTAAGACGTGCGAAATCAACTATGGTCGCTGCAGCACTTATGAATGGAGTGATCCCTGCGCACAACGTAACTTTGGATTTAAAAAACACGTACCAAACTTACCAAGATGCAAAACGTGCTCATGATGAATTTGGTTTCTTACGTATGTGGTCAATTTATCCAGCACAAATCCAATCGATTTTAGATGCGATGGCACCTAACTTTGCAGAAACTCAAACTGCTTGTGATATTCTTATCAAAGCACAAGATGCTGATTGGGGACCAATCCAACATGATGGAGATCTTCATGACCGAGCAACTTACCGTTATTTCTGGGAACTAGTACAAAGAGCAAAACTCACAGGACAAAAACTTCCAGACGAAGTTGAAAAAAGATTTTTCTCGAAATAGTTTTTAAATCTAAATAGAGATTTTATTGAAAAAGCCCACTAAAAGTGGGCTTTTTTTTACTTCAATTTGAACTTCTCTACCTGTGTTGAAAGATAAGAAGCTTGTGAGGCAATATCAGCAGAAACTATTGTTAGTTGGTCAGATCCCGAGGCAACATCCTGAGTGCCATTGGAAATACTAATGATCGTTTTGGAAATTTCTTCAGTTGCCCGTTTTTGCTCAAACACTGCTTCTTCAATTTGTAAATTTAGATTAGTAAGTAAATTTGAATTTTGTGCAATGTCCTTTGCATTATTTTCCTGCAAGAGAACTGAATTTAATACGCGCTTTGCGGAAGTTTCAAATTCTTTGACTCTGTTATTCAATAGATTTAATACTTGAGCGGCTTCTGTTACTTTTTGGTTTCCATTTTCTACAGCTGAATTCGTAGAAATAACTAAATCTCCAATTTCTTTCACGGAAGTACCAGTTTGTAACGCAAGTTTTCCAATTTCTTCTGCTACGACTGCAAATCCGCGTCCTGCATCCCCTGCTCTTGCTGCTTCTATTGCAGCATTGAGTGCTAATAAATTGGTTTTTTCTGAGATTTCAGTTATGATATCCAATACTTCACTGATTCGTTCCGCTTTTTCACCAATGTCTTCCATCGCCTTTGTGGAATCGTTCATGGCAGTTTCACCAACAACAGCGTGTTCTCGTGATTCCGATGCAAACTTAGCTAAGTATTCCATCTCTTTATTGATGTTTTGTACTTCTTCCCGAAGTGTTAAAACGGACTTATCAATTTCTTTCATCTTAAGAACAGCTTCTTCCATTGATTTACCAACATTATCAGCAGAAGCAGACAATTCTTCTACTGCAGCTGAAGATTCTTCCGCAGCACTTGCCTGTGTTTGAGATATATCCGATAAGTTTTGAGAAGTTGATGCCATTTGTTTTGATTGGTTACCCAATTTTTCCACTGTTTGTTTGATATCTCCAATGATTGATACCAAACTATTTCTCATCTGATTCATCGATTCTAACAAACTACCTATTTCATCAGTATTGATTTCGTCCGCAGATGTTGATAGATTTCCACTTGCAATTTGAGAGGAAAATTGAATTGCTTTGTTTAAGCGGTTACTAATCAAATTTTTAAAAACAAAATTTAAGAAAAACAAAACAACAAAAAGTATGAGTAAAGAGATTGTCACAGAACTAATGATCACTTTTGTTACTTGTTCGGTGAGAATAGAATCAGGAATACTGACCTGTAATGCCCAAAATTGTGGATCTTTTCCAATATGAAATGGAGTAAAATAATCTGTGTATCCATCATGTTGGATGGTAAACATTTTTCCTAATTTCAATTTTTCTAAATAAATTTTGAGATGTTCTGGATTTTGGATTTTTTTCCCAAGTTTCTCTTTGTCTTGCCCATACATCACATAAGTTCCGTTATCTGAAATGAAGGAAATGTATCCCTGACCACGAAATGGCCGGTTGTCCCCAATTTTTTCCTGCAGTGTTCCAATATCTAAATCAATTCCTGCTGCACCTAAAAATTTTCCTTTGGGATAAATGGGAACAACCAAAGAAATCATTTGGATTTTTTTACCTCCAGCAAGGTATTCATAGGGACCAAAAACTTTGGCCTTATTTGTCTTTTTCACCTGGAGATAAAAATCGCCTGCACCATTTGGATTATCATAATCGACAAGTGGTTCAAAATTGATTTTTCCATCGGGAGTGTGGTGGAGATAAGGAATAAATCTTCCCGTTTTATCATGCCCGGGTTTCAAAACAAAAGCCGCATCCCTTCCTTCATAGGCATTCGGTTCATAACAAAGCCAAATTCCAAAAATATTATCATTCCTTTCTAAAATTTCCCGAAGACTACTCACCATTGCTTCTCTAGGTGGCGAAGCATAAAATAATGCAAATCGATAACCACGAATGACTCCCATCATCGCATTCAAATGTTCTTGGATCTGATAAGACCATTTTTCGGATGTGATTTTTGCATTTTCTTGGATTTCTAAGCGAAGGTCAGTGATTGTTCTGTAGATTTGAAACGACGTCAGGATCGTAAATCCCACAAATAAAATTCCAGCAATGAAAAGAGAAACCCTCTGGCGTATACTCATAGGGATCGATCTTATGTGTTTGGAAATTTTTGTAAATTGTTTCGCGTAATTGTTTTGGAAATTTACAGCCTAAATAAACAGTGTTTTCTGAGTGAAAGAGGTAAGATACATAATGCACGACCCTCTATTCAGAGGAATCGTGACTTTGATCGAGGGGTTATTTTTTGGTTTTTGTTAGCACTTTGAAATTTTTATATTCTACGTATTCAATATCATCCACTTTTAATTGAAAAACTCCTTTGGTGGAATGCACAATAAAAATGTCACCTAACTGAGCCACTACTGCACCTGATAAAACTTCTCCATTTGATTTATGGATGGTTTCTAAAACACTGTAATGATTTTGAATGTCTTCTTCATTTTGAAGGCCCATTTTTTCTGCTTCTGTGGTAATGTTAGTCAACGCTTCGTTACGTTTGCTCTCATGTTCTTTTTCAATGTTTTCTACAATTTCTTGGGTTACAGCTTGGTTTTCTGCTTTGTTTTCGACTTGTTTTTGAACTAGTGAGTTATCAATGGCAACAAGGGTTTCTGCTTCCGCTTTTTCTTTTGGAGTCACTGGACTTTCAACTTTTGAGATCCCTTTGTATAAATCGGTCAATCCAGCTAACTCATCTTTTGTGATGGAGGATGCTGCCATTTTTGCATTGATGATATAAACCATTTCATTTAAGGAAGGATTCACTTCCATGGTTTCACCTGATTCTAAAACAATTTCATTTTCTTCTAAGGTTTTCACCAATTGGTCATAGTTTTCTTTGGAAAGTCCATCATTGAGTTCTACAAGTTTTGGACCTGTTTTAAAAGCAACAGCAACTGCCCCTTCATATACTTTCACCTTTGGAACAGAACCATTCTCCAATTCAAATGAAAAGACAGTTCCTCTTACCCCCGCCACCATGGTTGGAGATGAGATGGATAAATTTTGATTCGCTTTTAATTTTACAGATTTGACTAAGAGATTTCCTGCCAAGATGTAGAGGTCGGTATTCGGTTGTTTGTCACCTGCTAAATCTCGAAATAATACATCGGAATTTTCCTTAATTCTAATGATTTCACCACGGTAGGTTTGTAAGTCAACTTTCCCAAGTTTTGATAAAATCCGATCACCAGGTTTTACCACATCACCTAGGCTTGCATACGTTTCCTTACCTTCCTTCATGAGGACCACTTGGCCTTGTAAGAAGGTAACAACCGCACCGGCAGTTTCATCTTTTGAATCTTTTTGCCCAAACGAAAATTTCTGACATTGGGAGAAAGTGAAAGTGAGGAGGAAGAGAATAACCAATTTTTTCATATGTGTTTCCAAATGTGTCTCTGTAAGACTCAACAGATCAAAATAGGCACATTCTCAGAAAAGGTAAAACATTTTTAAAAAAAAGTGGGTGTGGGAAGGTTCATATTCCCATTTTGGGAAGGAATTTCCGAATAAATCTCGGAACAAAAATGATTCCCACCATCAAACAGGGGTTTTTTGTCGATTAGATCCTAGACAAAACATTATCGTGAACTTACAAATCCGAAATTCGTTTCCCAACATCCTTTGGAGAATGAAATAATTTCTGTTTGGCTATGATTTGTGAGGAATAGATACTTGTGTGACCAGAAATGATGAAAGCAATCTGCGTTACGACCAAGTAGAGGATCCCACATTCATATCCAAATAATTCCATCCCCATTATGGCACAGGCTAAAGGAGTATTGGTTGCTCCTGAAAAAACAGAGATAAAACCAACACTCGTAAATAATGCTAGATGGATTGGATCAAGTGTAGCAAATAAATTTCCAAGTGTTGCTCCTATGAAAAAAAGAGGAGTTACTTCTCCACCTTTGAATCCAAATCCAATCGTAATTGTAGTTAAGAGGAGTTTCCAAACAAAGGAGTCCTTCGGTAATGATTCTACAAATGCGTTTTGTATGGTTTTTACACCGAGCCCAAAATAATCCAAACTCAATCCGAACACAAAAAATCCAACTAAGAGGAATCCCCCGAAAATAGGACGAATGGGAGGGTAGGAAATCCATCTTTTTCCAAATGAAGAAAAGAAATGGAGGAGATGAATGAAACTTTTGGCAACATAACCAGAAACAATCGCCAGTAAAAAAATACTTACCAAAGATGTAAAATTCCAATCAAAGGAAACTTTTGGAAAGAGGGAATGAGTTACTTTCCAAGCCAAACACACTTCGTGTGATATCCATGCGGTGATGAGTGATGGCAATAAAAGTTTCCACCGATAGGAACCAACCAAAATCACTTCTATGGAAAAAATGGCAGCGGCAACTGGTGTACCAAATACTGCAGAAAATCCAGCACTCATGCCGAGAATAACCAAACTTTCTTGTTCTTTCCTAGTCATTGGGATGATCCGAACCACTTGGTGGGCAATGGAACCACCCATTTGTACGGCAGTCCCTTCCCTACCCGCCGATCCACCAAATAAATGAGTGATGAGAGTCCCAACTAACACAAATGGAGTCATCCGTATGGGGATCACGGAACTTGGCGAATGGATTTCTTCTAATAGTAGATTGTTTCCTTTATTAACGTTTGAACCGAAGTGGTGGTAAAACCAACCAATGATAAACCCTGCTATTGGTAAAAAGTATAAAAGTTGAATATGGTTTTCTCTTACCTCGGAGACATATTCTAAGGCATGTAAAAAGAAAGCAGAGATACTACCCACAATACAAGAGATTGTTATGATGATCAGTGACCAACGAACCACAAAAGGAAAATATTCATTGATTCGTGCGAAACGATTCTTATCCATCACCAAAGGTCACCAACTTTTAATTCAAGAGAGAATTCTAATACGAGAATTTGTGCTCTGTACTTTCTGAAAAAGTGAAAAAATGCAGAGAGCACTATTTTTCATCGAATGTAAAAATAAGGATTATACAAAAACTGATCATTTCTACAGAAAATGGCCCAACAATGTTAGGTTTCCCAATCTCTTAGGAAACCAGACATTTTAATTTTGTAGGATGAATGTTTTTTCCTTTGTTTCCAAAATTTGTTTTTTTTCTTTCATCAAGGTTTCGGCCTTAGCGAGATATTCTTCAAAGGTTGGATAATCTTTTGCTAATATTGAACCACAATAATGAAAATATATCGTTTTTGATTTTGTTAGGTGTTGGTATTTCGGCAAACTGGAATATCCCATAAAACCACTGACAACAAACACATCTATATCAATATTAAATTTATAAGCAATTTTCATCACTCCAGTTTGAAATGGTTGGATCTCTTCCGTGAAAGTTCGTTCCCCTTCTGGATATAAAAAAATGGATCTAGTTTTTAAAACACGTAAAACATCAGTTTTAAAATTTCGAAAATTTGGTTTTTTCTCTGAATAAATAACCGCTTCCACGATTGTTTTATGCATCATGAGTGGAATGATTTTATACCTTTGAATGATATCACCACCTAAGTATGAGAGTCTAACATCCTTCGATTTGGTGAGATATGGTAACGATACAATTAAAGGTACTTCTAATGCATTCGTATGGTTACAAATCAGAAATCGATTGTTCCCATTTGGATCCCAACTTCCTTGTGAAAAATCAAGTTTTCTTCCAGTTAAAATGAAAAAAGAACGATACCAAAAATATCCTAAAAAATTGTTAATTCGGTTGGACCATCGATCCAGTTTTGTGATCTTAAATAGATAAGAAAAAGTCAGACCAATCGGAAATAGGATTACTAAAACAGGAATTGCATAACATAAGACGACAAAAAACTGAAGTTTGCCCATGAATTGAATAGAAGTAGAATCCTATAGAAGGTAAACTAATATTCTAAATGATTTTCTAAAAAAATTTAAATTTAAAGCTTAAGTTTTAATACAAACTTGGGATAATTGATTCGTTCAATATGTATCTTGCCTTCGATTTGTTCTACAAGCATTCCAATCAATTGTAAACCAAAACCAGGAGTGTTCTGAAATGAAATCGTATCAGGGATCCCCGTGCCATTATCAGAGTATTCCAAAACTAATTGATTCTGTGATTTAAAAATTCTCAGTCGGATTTCAGGCATTGAAGTTTCAGCAAAAGCATGTTTCATTGAATTTGTAATCAGTTCATTTAAAATGATTCCAACTGAAGATAGTAATTTTGCATTTAATTCGATCGTTTCTTGTAGTATATCAAGTTTCACTTCCACATTCTTAGGAAAAATTGATACAATTTCTGTACAAATCGAAGGAAAATAATCCTGAATGAAGACACT
Encoded here:
- a CDS encoding cytochrome-c peroxidase, with the protein product MLKQILTPFLMTAVLFSLVFCGPSEETKEIQGKAKQIIGALPEKMPGSENDSEKLISLGKKLYFEKKLSMNESQSCNSCHNIEGKSAGVDNLPTSPGAYGKNGDRNSPTVLNAGFHFVQFWDGRAADLKAQAKGPILNPVEMAMPSEKEVLKRINEDAEYPKLFAEAFPNDKDPVTYDNLAGAIAAFERTLVTPSRFDDFVKGDFKAMSKAEQEGFKSFLAAGCTSCHSGNLLGGNSYRKVGLVNEYKTEDLGRFNVTKKPEDKFVFKVPSLRNITLTGPYFHDGKIATIEEAVQKMAYHQLGINLSEEETKKIVLFLGTLADKNRAN
- a CDS encoding LEPBI_I2431 family sigma-54 regulated protein, whose product is MLNTRRTERIPSIEWDDLVLKLFSINEKPEFLVTKIGNISELGVSSWIQHEIGLKEKDQVTGVIESDLTRSRISFRGKIAWMKETEDGIQFGIKFAEELILPNFIIARSMAESAA
- a CDS encoding ornithine carbamoyltransferase, translated to MSQVKHLISWQDWSDGEIQELLDFAVYVKKNRVYFSGHMSGRSLAMLFQKTSTRTRVSFEAGMTELGGHAIFLDWMASNFLLSDIDFEGRYLSSNVAIIMARLKKHEDLLVLKSGSTVPVINGCCNLFHPCQSLADILTIVMDSPNDWKKKTLCYIGVHNNVANSLVEITAALGIHLILVTPIATKESIVTNAMERAKTKGTVSWEMDVKKAVSNADYVYTDTWVDMEFFNDPKFQNEKEERIQMMMPYQVNAELMRHTKAKVMHDMPIHAGYEITREMVESDRSIIFTQAENRLDAQKAVILKLLENHN
- a CDS encoding globin domain-containing protein, encoding MDPNDIYTPPGGPPPTNPNVKHLFEKWGETNIRQLVSDFYDLIQTSEIRWMFKGNWDLAKEKQADFLIQVLGGPSYYIEKWGPARMRMRHFVFPISEKERTTWFQCYDEALQKFDFDHDDKIDFLYFLDGFSGWMVNRKEPPWEKYSESDTQESG
- a CDS encoding HpcH/HpaI aldolase/citrate lyase family protein, which codes for MALTHPQSALFAGEKPFPIIPACEHFAGSEKLITKALELQNKLGGLFDITMDCEDGAQTGKEKEHAEMIVRIQNSELNKHKMSGVRIHDYTNEHWRGDIDIIVPGAGNVIAYITIPKPTKASQVKEQITYIQDACKKAGIKREIPIHVLIETHGALNDVFEIASLPWLQVLDFGLMDFISGHHGAIPASCMKSPGQFDHELLRRAKSTMVAAALMNGVIPAHNVTLDLKNTYQTYQDAKRAHDEFGFLRMWSIYPAQIQSILDAMAPNFAETQTACDILIKAQDADWGPIQHDGDLHDRATYRYFWELVQRAKLTGQKLPDEVEKRFFSK
- a CDS encoding methyl-accepting chemotaxis protein, which translates into the protein MSIRQRVSLFIAGILFVGFTILTSFQIYRTITDLRLEIQENAKITSEKWSYQIQEHLNAMMGVIRGYRFALFYASPPREAMVSSLREILERNDNIFGIWLCYEPNAYEGRDAAFVLKPGHDKTGRFIPYLHHTPDGKINFEPLVDYDNPNGAGDFYLQVKKTNKAKVFGPYEYLAGGKKIQMISLVVPIYPKGKFLGAAGIDLDIGTLQEKIGDNRPFRGQGYISFISDNGTYVMYGQDKEKLGKKIQNPEHLKIYLEKLKLGKMFTIQHDGYTDYFTPFHIGKDPQFWALQVSIPDSILTEQVTKVIISSVTISLLILFVVLFFLNFVFKNLISNRLNKAIQFSSQIASGNLSTSADEINTDEIGSLLESMNQMRNSLVSIIGDIKQTVEKLGNQSKQMASTSQNLSDISQTQASAAEESSAAVEELSASADNVGKSMEEAVLKMKEIDKSVLTLREEVQNINKEMEYLAKFASESREHAVVGETAMNDSTKAMEDIGEKAERISEVLDIITEISEKTNLLALNAAIEAARAGDAGRGFAVVAEEIGKLALQTGTSVKEIGDLVISTNSAVENGNQKVTEAAQVLNLLNNRVKEFETSAKRVLNSVLLQENNAKDIAQNSNLLTNLNLQIEEAVFEQKRATEEISKTIISISNGTQDVASGSDQLTIVSADIASQASYLSTQVEKFKLK
- a CDS encoding FecR family protein, translated to MKKLVILFLLTFTFSQCQKFSFGQKDSKDETAGAVVTFLQGQVVLMKEGKETYASLGDVVKPGDRILSKLGKVDLQTYRGEIIRIKENSDVLFRDLAGDKQPNTDLYILAGNLLVKSVKLKANQNLSISSPTMVAGVRGTVFSFELENGSVPKVKVYEGAVAVAFKTGPKLVELNDGLSKENYDQLVKTLEENEIVLESGETMEVNPSLNEMVYIINAKMAASSITKDELAGLTDLYKGISKVESPVTPKEKAEAETLVAIDNSLVQKQVENKAENQAVTQEIVENIEKEHESKRNEALTNITTEAEKMGLQNEEDIQNHYSVLETIHKSNGEVLSGAVVAQLGDIFIVHSTKGVFQLKVDDIEYVEYKNFKVLTKTKK
- a CDS encoding chloride channel protein; this translates as MDKNRFARINEYFPFVVRWSLIIITISCIVGSISAFFLHALEYVSEVRENHIQLLYFLPIAGFIIGWFYHHFGSNVNKGNNLLLEEIHSPSSVIPIRMTPFVLVGTLITHLFGGSAGREGTAVQMGGSIAHQVVRIIPMTRKEQESLVILGMSAGFSAVFGTPVAAAIFSIEVILVGSYRWKLLLPSLITAWISHEVCLAWKVTHSLFPKVSFDWNFTSLVSIFLLAIVSGYVAKSFIHLLHFFSSFGKRWISYPPIRPIFGGFLLVGFFVFGLSLDYFGLGVKTIQNAFVESLPKDSFVWKLLLTTITIGFGFKGGEVTPLFFIGATLGNLFATLDPIHLALFTSVGFISVFSGATNTPLACAIMGMELFGYECGILYLVVTQIAFIISGHTSIYSSQIIAKQKLFHSPKDVGKRISDL
- a CDS encoding 1-acyl-sn-glycerol-3-phosphate acyltransferase yields the protein MGKLQFFVVLCYAIPVLVILFPIGLTFSYLFKITKLDRWSNRINNFLGYFWYRSFFILTGRKLDFSQGSWDPNGNNRFLICNHTNALEVPLIVSLPYLTKSKDVRLSYLGGDIIQRYKIIPLMMHKTIVEAVIYSEKKPNFRNFKTDVLRVLKTRSIFLYPEGERTFTEEIQPFQTGVMKIAYKFNIDIDVFVVSGFMGYSSLPKYQHLTKSKTIYFHYCGSILAKDYPTFEEYLAKAETLMKEKKQILETKEKTFILQN